A stretch of Candidatus Omnitrophota bacterium DNA encodes these proteins:
- the rsmA gene encoding 16S rRNA (adenine(1518)-N(6)/adenine(1519)-N(6))-dimethyltransferase RsmA has product MNLKTPSHILPKKHLGQHFLCDPAVRDRIIEACDLQKNDMVLEIGPGLGVLTEGIASRALHVYAVETDLPLCRELDKKFTGQNVTVLHADILQFPFGSLPSRLKVIGNLPYNISSPIIERMIVSRSQCREIFITVQLEFGERLIAKAGAKDYGALTCFVQYYFRPEILFKIGKGAFRPAPKVTSCFIRLTPSGPGRLAGDEGWLFTVIRHAFQQRRKTIVNALGGLINKEFLLPALEQTGIQPKQRPETLSLEDFVRLADASKDIASGARKKGRE; this is encoded by the coding sequence ATGAACTTAAAAACCCCTTCGCACATCCTTCCGAAAAAACATCTCGGGCAGCATTTCCTCTGCGATCCGGCCGTGCGGGACCGGATCATCGAAGCCTGCGATCTTCAAAAAAACGACATGGTGCTTGAGATCGGCCCGGGGCTCGGCGTCCTGACCGAAGGCATCGCATCGCGGGCCCTGCACGTCTACGCGGTGGAAACGGATCTGCCGTTATGCCGTGAACTCGACAAAAAGTTCACCGGCCAGAACGTGACGGTTCTTCATGCGGATATCCTGCAATTTCCCTTCGGATCCCTGCCGTCACGTTTGAAGGTGATCGGCAATCTCCCATACAATATTTCCTCCCCGATCATCGAACGGATGATCGTCAGCCGGAGCCAATGCCGGGAAATTTTCATTACGGTCCAGCTGGAGTTCGGAGAGCGCCTGATCGCCAAGGCAGGGGCCAAGGATTACGGGGCTCTGACGTGTTTTGTGCAGTATTATTTTCGACCGGAGATCTTATTTAAAATCGGGAAAGGGGCGTTCCGCCCGGCACCCAAAGTGACGTCCTGTTTTATCCGGCTGACGCCCTCCGGGCCAGGCCGTCTCGCAGGGGATGAGGGCTGGCTTTTCACCGTGATCCGGCACGCCTTCCAGCAGCGCCGGAAAACGATCGTCAACGCCCTGGGCGGGCTGATCAACAAAGAATTTCTTCTGCCGGCGCTCGAACAAACCGGCATCCAGCCCAAACAGCGTCCTGAAACTCTGTCTCTTGAGGATTTTGTGCGCCTGGCGGACGCGAGCAAAGACATTGCCTCGGGCGCCAGGAAGAAAGGTCGGGAGTAA
- a CDS encoding peptidyl-prolyl cis-trans isomerase, with the protein MKRIPKVLMVVSLMTLAAAGPAVPPAGAVEDGILAVVNDDIITLRDLREYLDSYYYQLKSEGQSEEDIQKAMKEIRDNAINRLIEDRLILTEASRKGVQVREEAIQKKMADIEKQYPSKEVFLNALLTDGNNVTDLRNKIIEQMKIKFLVDDQVRNKIYVNPQEVTAYYTANIDTYKKAERVDLDSIFIKAGEPADDARQKAEEALGLLKEGKDFADVAKQFSQASSVGIMAKGQMLPQIEEAVLPLKAGEVSPVIEAGGGFYIFKVKNKLPAETAPLEEVKESIYNMIFSKKYRERLRSWIDGLKKTAYVEIKER; encoded by the coding sequence ATGAAGCGCATTCCCAAAGTTCTCATGGTCGTCTCCCTCATGACGCTGGCGGCCGCCGGCCCGGCGGTTCCCCCGGCAGGGGCCGTGGAAGACGGTATCCTGGCGGTGGTCAATGACGACATCATCACCCTCCGCGACCTGAGGGAATATCTCGATTCCTATTATTATCAGCTGAAATCCGAGGGGCAAAGCGAAGAGGACATCCAAAAGGCCATGAAAGAGATCCGGGACAACGCCATTAACCGGTTGATCGAGGACCGGCTGATCCTCACCGAGGCCAGCCGCAAAGGTGTCCAGGTCAGAGAGGAGGCCATCCAGAAAAAAATGGCGGACATTGAGAAACAATATCCTTCCAAAGAAGTTTTCTTAAACGCGCTATTGACCGACGGCAACAACGTCACGGACCTGCGCAACAAAATCATTGAGCAGATGAAGATCAAATTCCTGGTGGACGACCAGGTCCGAAACAAAATTTACGTCAACCCGCAGGAAGTCACGGCATACTACACCGCTAACATCGACACATACAAAAAAGCCGAACGCGTGGACCTGGATTCCATCTTCATCAAGGCCGGGGAACCGGCGGACGACGCCCGGCAAAAGGCCGAAGAGGCCCTGGGGCTGCTCAAGGAGGGGAAAGACTTCGCAGACGTCGCCAAACAGTTCTCCCAGGCCTCCTCTGTTGGGATCATGGCGAAAGGGCAGATGCTTCCGCAGATCGAAGAAGCCGTGCTGCCGCTCAAGGCCGGAGAGGTCTCCCCCGTGATCGAGGCCGGGGGGGGATTCTACATTTTCAAAGTGAAAAACAAACTCCCAGCCGAGACCGCTCCGCTGGAAGAGGTCAAGGAATCCATTTACAATATGATCTTTTCCAAAAAATACCGGGAACGGCTGCGGTCCTGGATCGACGGCCTCAAGAAAACCGCCTACGTTGAGATCAAGGAGCGATGA
- a CDS encoding YbgC/FadM family acyl-CoA thioesterase has protein sequence MEKRIFYHDTDAGGVVYYGNYLKYLEEARTEFLEKKGMSVAMFQKRGFLYAVRKCTITYRSPARYGDTIICDAKLIKTTAAQMVFEQTIKDKTGKLMVEAEVTLVSLNKDFKPVQIPEDLKEKMG, from the coding sequence ATGGAAAAACGCATTTTCTATCATGACACCGATGCCGGCGGTGTGGTGTATTACGGGAACTACCTGAAATATCTGGAAGAGGCGAGGACGGAATTCCTGGAAAAAAAAGGAATGAGTGTCGCCATGTTCCAGAAACGCGGTTTCCTGTACGCGGTCCGCAAGTGCACAATCACGTACCGCAGCCCGGCCCGCTACGGCGACACGATCATCTGCGACGCCAAGCTGATAAAAACAACGGCGGCCCAAATGGTCTTTGAGCAGACGATCAAGGACAAAACCGGCAAGCTCATGGTGGAGGCCGAAGTCACGCTGGTTTCGCTCAACAAAGATTTCAAGCCGGTCCAAATTCCCGAGGATCTGAAGGAAAAAATGGGATAG
- the gatC gene encoding Asp-tRNA(Asn)/Glu-tRNA(Gln) amidotransferase subunit GatC: protein MDKKDVAYIAALARLHLEDHELEGLTKDLAQILHYIDTLKDADVSRVEPTSHVLSLKNVFRKDQVKPSLKQDEALSFAVSSHKGFFKVPQVIE, encoded by the coding sequence ATGGATAAAAAAGACGTCGCATACATCGCCGCTCTGGCGCGGCTTCACTTGGAAGACCATGAACTGGAAGGCCTTACCAAGGACCTGGCCCAAATCCTGCATTACATCGACACCCTCAAAGACGCCGATGTCTCCCGGGTCGAACCGACCAGCCATGTTTTGTCGCTGAAAAATGTCTTTCGCAAGGACCAGGTCAAACCGTCGCTGAAACAGGACGAGGCGCTAAGTTTCGCGGTTTCCAGCCATAAAGGATTTTTCAAGGTTCCCCAGGTCATCGAGTAA
- the mfd gene encoding transcription-repair coupling factor produces the protein MFQSLKLFVEQHINVEEILSSLTALSYRNAPSVVQEGDFSRRGEVLDIFPANFDSPVRIALDDDRIRTISSFNLATGKAIWEHKIVLILAAKPPKEKSFSSDIPLNPFIDIQEGDYVVHHQHGVGKFLGIKPMLVQGRDKDHLVIEYQGGDRLFVPRHDLHLVQKYVSFHKKPPRLFKLGSKEWLKIKNHIQKKLERLAAELLHVQAMRASLKGHAFSADAPWQKEFEDAFPFEETPDQIKSTQEVKADMESEQPMDRLLCGDVGYGKTEVALRAAFKAVMDNKQVAVLVPTTILAEQHHYNFSQRMKNFPVRVEMLSRFRTKHEQATILKGLASGEVDIVIGTHRLISKDIAFKDLGLIVIDEEQRFGVKAKERLKHMKLLVDVLTMTATPIPRTLYMSISGAKDMSVISTPPQKRVPVDTHIVAFDEDLIRETVRRELGRKGQVFFLHNRVEDIDRIAKIVQRLAPQARTAIGHGQMPSRLLEEIMLKFLKGEIDILICTTIIESGIDVPNANTLIINRADRFGLSELHQLRGRVGRFTQQAYAYFIVPDPRAMTHEAKLRLKALQKYSELGAGFQIAFEDLQIRGAGNLLGEEQSGYIAAVGFDLYCRLLKESIGHLKKTKGVKIS, from the coding sequence ATGTTCCAGTCCCTCAAGCTGTTCGTCGAACAGCACATCAACGTTGAGGAAATCCTGTCCAGCCTGACAGCCCTGTCCTACCGGAACGCCCCTTCCGTGGTCCAGGAAGGCGACTTCAGCCGCCGGGGAGAGGTCCTCGACATCTTCCCGGCGAATTTCGACAGCCCCGTCCGCATCGCCCTGGATGACGACCGTATCCGGACGATCTCCAGTTTCAATCTCGCGACCGGCAAGGCGATCTGGGAGCACAAGATCGTCCTGATCCTGGCCGCCAAGCCGCCCAAAGAAAAATCGTTCTCCTCGGACATCCCGCTCAATCCCTTCATCGATATCCAGGAAGGCGACTACGTCGTCCATCACCAGCACGGGGTCGGTAAGTTCCTCGGGATCAAACCGATGCTCGTGCAGGGCCGGGACAAAGACCACCTGGTCATTGAATACCAGGGGGGAGACCGGCTGTTCGTTCCCCGCCACGACCTGCACCTCGTCCAAAAATACGTCAGCTTCCACAAAAAACCTCCGCGCCTTTTCAAGCTGGGCTCCAAGGAATGGCTGAAGATCAAAAACCACATCCAGAAAAAACTGGAACGGCTGGCCGCGGAGCTCCTGCACGTGCAGGCCATGAGGGCCAGCCTCAAGGGACACGCTTTTTCCGCCGACGCGCCCTGGCAAAAAGAATTCGAGGACGCATTCCCCTTTGAAGAGACTCCGGACCAGATCAAGTCGACCCAGGAGGTCAAGGCGGACATGGAATCCGAACAGCCCATGGACCGCCTGCTGTGCGGGGACGTGGGCTACGGAAAGACCGAGGTCGCCCTGCGGGCCGCGTTCAAGGCCGTCATGGACAACAAGCAGGTGGCCGTGCTGGTCCCCACCACGATCCTGGCCGAACAGCACCACTATAACTTCAGCCAGCGGATGAAAAACTTCCCGGTCAGGGTGGAAATGCTGAGCCGCTTCCGCACCAAACACGAGCAGGCCACCATCCTCAAAGGCCTGGCGAGCGGTGAGGTCGACATCGTCATCGGAACGCACCGGCTCATTTCCAAAGACATCGCCTTCAAAGACCTGGGGCTGATCGTGATCGATGAAGAACAGCGTTTCGGCGTCAAGGCCAAGGAACGGCTCAAGCACATGAAACTGCTCGTCGACGTCCTCACAATGACCGCCACGCCGATCCCCCGGACCCTTTACATGAGCATATCCGGGGCCAAGGACATGTCGGTGATCTCCACGCCCCCCCAGAAACGCGTCCCTGTCGACACCCACATCGTGGCGTTTGACGAAGACCTGATCCGGGAAACCGTCCGCCGGGAACTCGGCCGCAAAGGACAGGTTTTCTTCCTCCACAACCGGGTGGAGGACATCGACCGGATCGCCAAGATCGTCCAGCGGCTGGCCCCGCAGGCCAGGACGGCGATCGGCCACGGCCAAATGCCATCAAGACTTTTGGAAGAAATTATGTTAAAATTCCTGAAAGGCGAGATCGACATCCTGATCTGCACGACGATCATCGAGTCAGGCATCGACGTCCCTAACGCCAACACGCTCATCATCAACAGGGCTGACCGCTTCGGGCTGTCCGAGCTGCACCAGCTGCGCGGACGGGTCGGGAGGTTCACCCAGCAGGCGTACGCCTATTTTATCGTTCCGGATCCCAGGGCGATGACCCACGAAGCCAAACTGCGGCTCAAGGCCCTGCAGAAATACAGCGAACTCGGGGCGGGGTTCCAGATCGCGTTTGAGGACCTGCAGATCCGCGGGGCCGGGAACCTTTTAGGTGAAGAGCAAAGCGGCTATATCGCGGCCGTCGGGTTCGACCTGTATTGCCGCCTGCTAAAAGAATCCATCGGGCACCTGAAAAAAACCAAAGGAGTCAAAATCTCATGA
- a CDS encoding PilZ domain-containing protein — MSSVADKRYLPRWEVKNRINYQFEDDPRTYEAQSKDISCSGACLYTQGSLPVHQKIKMKIFLADDVAVKLDGQILWSTNAQGKDLAGIIFSDVSQQAQELILKHAFEIKKEDMVKYWFEGWDKK; from the coding sequence ATGTCAAGCGTTGCAGACAAACGGTACCTCCCCCGCTGGGAAGTGAAGAACAGGATCAATTACCAGTTCGAGGACGATCCCCGGACTTACGAGGCCCAGAGCAAGGACATCAGCTGCAGCGGCGCGTGCCTTTACACACAAGGCTCCCTGCCGGTCCACCAGAAGATCAAAATGAAGATTTTTTTGGCGGATGATGTCGCGGTCAAGCTGGACGGGCAGATCCTGTGGAGCACGAACGCCCAGGGGAAGGACCTGGCCGGCATCATTTTTTCTGATGTCAGCCAGCAGGCCCAGGAATTGATCCTCAAGCACGCCTTCGAAATCAAGAAAGAAGACATGGTCAAGTATTGGTTCGAGGGCTGGGACAAAAAGTAA
- the gatB gene encoding Asp-tRNA(Asn)/Glu-tRNA(Gln) amidotransferase subunit GatB, which yields MNPTEQKFETVIGLEVHLQFSTRTKIFCGCLNEFGQAPNARTCPVCLGLPGSLPVLNEEALRSGVKVALALNCRVSPFIKFDRKNYYYPDLPKGYQISQFDHPIAHDGFILIPTPDGPKKIGVKRAHLEEDAGKLIHDGAVNASLVDYNRTGTPLMEIVSDPDLRSAQEAYDYLQTLKLVLQYLNVSDCDMEKGSLRCDANISIRPQGETTLGTKAEVKNMNSFRAVKAALEFEENRHRQMAAAGERIIQETRLWNETKGMTLPMRSKEEAHDYRYFPEPDLVPFMISDAEIENTRKTLPELPDAKLKRLLSQYGIPEYDAAIIIQDPALADFFENCTKHFDTAKKICNWIIGPLQSELNTRKTGIKDLPLSPEALCKLIRCVEDGVVSNLVGKDVLAAMIDSGKSAEVIIREQGLAQVSDDSALEQIIDAVLAENGTIVEQIKQGKESATGFLVGQAMKKTQGKANPKKVGELIKRRLLNG from the coding sequence ATGAACCCCACAGAACAAAAATTCGAAACCGTGATCGGACTTGAGGTCCACCTGCAATTCAGCACCAGGACAAAAATTTTCTGCGGCTGCCTCAATGAATTCGGACAGGCCCCCAACGCCCGCACCTGCCCGGTCTGCCTGGGCCTGCCGGGATCGCTGCCGGTCCTCAACGAAGAGGCCCTGCGCTCCGGAGTCAAAGTCGCGCTGGCGCTCAACTGCCGGGTCAGCCCCTTCATCAAATTTGACCGGAAAAATTATTACTACCCGGACCTGCCGAAAGGCTACCAAATCTCCCAGTTTGATCATCCGATCGCCCATGACGGATTTATCCTGATCCCGACGCCCGATGGCCCCAAAAAGATCGGGGTCAAACGGGCGCACCTCGAGGAAGACGCCGGCAAGCTGATCCATGACGGCGCGGTCAACGCGAGCCTGGTGGATTATAACCGCACCGGGACGCCGCTCATGGAAATCGTCTCCGATCCGGACCTTCGTTCGGCCCAGGAAGCCTACGATTATCTGCAGACGCTCAAACTCGTACTCCAGTATCTGAACGTTTCAGACTGCGATATGGAGAAGGGAAGCCTGCGCTGTGATGCCAACATCTCGATCCGCCCCCAGGGGGAGACCACATTGGGAACAAAGGCCGAGGTCAAGAACATGAACTCGTTCCGCGCGGTCAAGGCGGCCCTGGAATTCGAGGAGAACCGTCACCGCCAGATGGCGGCGGCCGGGGAACGGATCATCCAGGAAACCCGGCTCTGGAATGAAACCAAAGGCATGACCCTGCCGATGCGCAGTAAAGAGGAGGCGCACGATTACCGTTATTTTCCGGAACCCGACCTGGTGCCGTTCATGATCAGCGACGCCGAAATCGAAAATACGCGAAAGACCCTGCCGGAACTGCCCGATGCCAAACTGAAACGTCTGCTCTCCCAGTACGGGATCCCCGAATACGACGCCGCGATCATCATCCAGGACCCGGCCCTGGCCGACTTTTTCGAAAACTGCACCAAACATTTCGATACCGCCAAGAAAATATGCAACTGGATCATCGGCCCGCTCCAGTCGGAACTCAACACACGAAAGACAGGGATCAAAGACCTTCCGCTGTCCCCGGAGGCGTTATGCAAGCTCATCCGCTGCGTCGAAGACGGGGTGGTGAGCAACCTGGTCGGCAAAGACGTCCTGGCCGCGATGATCGATTCCGGAAAATCCGCCGAGGTCATCATCCGTGAGCAGGGGCTCGCCCAGGTCTCGGATGACAGCGCCCTGGAACAGATCATCGACGCCGTCCTCGCCGAGAACGGAACGATCGTTGAGCAGATCAAACAGGGCAAAGAGAGCGCCACAGGCTTTTTGGTAGGACAAGCCATGAAGAAAACCCAGGGGAAGGCCAACCCCAAAAAAGTCGGAGAACTTATAAAAAGGAGGCTTCTGAATGGGTAA
- the pdxA gene encoding 4-hydroxythreonine-4-phosphate dehydrogenase PdxA: MPSGQRPVIGITMGDPSGIGPEVIAKALADRTVRRLGRFTIIGDPAIFKRYRLKVSSPCEWAAVPSGRIHPGHPDRATGLASIHCLKTAVTLLRSKDIQALVTAPVSKEAITTLGPIFHGHTEFLAGAFGIKKYEMLFVSRGLRTLIVTRHIALKDVAGVIRPDNVYRAILMAHQSLKKYFKIARPRIAVCGLNPHAGEGGQIGREDRTRILPAVQRARARGIQATGPWAADTLFTDDKRKSYDIVIAMYHDQGLIPVKTLYFRNVVNLTVGLPFIRTSPAHGTAFDIAGKNKADPSSMKAAIRLAAELASR; this comes from the coding sequence ATGCCGTCCGGCCAGCGACCAGTCATAGGGATCACGATGGGGGATCCCTCGGGGATCGGGCCAGAAGTGATCGCCAAGGCCTTGGCCGACAGGACGGTCCGGCGTCTGGGCCGATTCACCATCATCGGCGACCCCGCCATTTTCAAGCGTTACCGGCTGAAAGTCTCCTCACCCTGCGAATGGGCCGCTGTCCCTTCCGGAAGGATTCACCCTGGACATCCGGACCGGGCCACCGGCCTGGCGTCAATCCATTGTCTCAAAACAGCGGTCACTCTGCTTAGAAGCAAGGACATCCAGGCGCTGGTCACAGCACCGGTCAGCAAAGAAGCCATAACGACCCTCGGTCCCATTTTCCACGGACACACGGAATTCCTGGCTGGGGCCTTCGGGATCAAAAAATATGAAATGCTGTTTGTCTCCCGGGGGCTGCGAACCCTGATCGTCACCCGGCATATCGCTCTCAAAGATGTCGCCGGAGTGATCCGGCCGGACAACGTTTACCGCGCCATCCTCATGGCCCACCAATCCCTCAAAAAATATTTTAAGATTGCGCGTCCCCGGATCGCCGTTTGCGGGCTCAATCCGCACGCCGGCGAGGGAGGACAGATAGGGAGAGAGGACAGGACCAGGATCCTTCCTGCGGTCCAAAGAGCCCGCGCCCGCGGCATTCAGGCGACCGGCCCCTGGGCGGCCGACACACTGTTCACCGATGACAAGAGGAAAAGCTACGACATCGTCATCGCCATGTACCACGACCAGGGACTCATCCCGGTCAAGACCCTGTATTTCCGCAATGTCGTCAATCTCACCGTCGGCCTGCCGTTCATCCGCACCTCGCCGGCGCACGGGACCGCGTTCGACATAGCCGGCAAAAACAAGGCCGATCCATCGTCCATGAAGGCAGCCATCCGGCTGGCCGCTGAGCTGGCTTCCCGATGA
- the gatA gene encoding Asp-tRNA(Asn)/Glu-tRNA(Gln) amidotransferase subunit GatA, with protein sequence MNLTELTAHELLDLTRQGKTAAKEAAASIQDRIRSVDPKVRAYVRTSVKTAPDAAGPYPIPIAIKDNICIKGSETTCSSKILKGFVPPYDAAVIEKLKASGAVFTGQTNMDEFAFGSSTENSCYGPTRNPWNLDCVPGGSSGGSAAAVAAQEAVWALGSDTGGSIRQPASFCGVVGVKPTYGRVSRYGLIAFASSLDQIGPLTKDVTDAALLLKIIAGHDERDSTSVDLPVPDYLQSLGKDVKGLKIGIPKEYLLEGIDPEVKRAVDEATALLKKLGATFQAVSLPHTKYCVATYYIVATAEASSNLARYDGVQYGLRAVPKESRKAAIVDMFEETRDAGFGKEAKRRIMLGTYSLSSGYYDAYYLRGQKVRTLIKKDFEDVFQQCDAIITPTAPTTAFKIGEKTDDPLSMYLSDIYTISVNLSGVPGISIPCGFSRAGMPIGMQIITKAFDEEMMFRISHAYEQAAGWHKRRAKI encoded by the coding sequence ATGAACCTCACCGAACTCACAGCCCACGAATTGCTCGACCTCACCCGGCAGGGAAAAACCGCCGCGAAAGAGGCCGCGGCCTCGATCCAGGACCGTATCCGTTCCGTTGACCCGAAAGTCAGGGCGTATGTCCGGACCAGCGTAAAAACAGCGCCGGACGCCGCAGGGCCGTACCCCATCCCCATCGCCATCAAGGACAATATCTGCATCAAGGGATCGGAAACCACCTGCAGTTCCAAAATCCTCAAAGGTTTCGTGCCTCCCTATGATGCGGCGGTCATCGAAAAACTCAAGGCCTCGGGGGCGGTCTTCACCGGACAGACGAACATGGACGAATTCGCGTTCGGGTCCTCCACCGAGAACTCCTGTTACGGGCCGACAAGAAATCCCTGGAATCTGGACTGCGTTCCCGGCGGGTCCAGCGGCGGTTCGGCCGCGGCGGTGGCCGCCCAGGAAGCGGTCTGGGCCCTGGGGTCGGACACCGGCGGTTCGATCCGCCAGCCGGCGTCGTTCTGCGGGGTCGTGGGTGTCAAACCGACTTACGGCCGCGTGTCCCGCTACGGATTAATCGCGTTCGCGTCCAGTCTGGACCAGATCGGCCCTCTCACCAAGGACGTCACCGATGCGGCTTTACTGCTCAAAATCATCGCGGGCCATGACGAGCGGGATTCCACGTCGGTCGACCTGCCTGTGCCGGATTACCTGCAGTCGCTGGGCAAAGATGTCAAAGGGCTTAAGATCGGCATCCCGAAAGAATATCTGCTGGAGGGCATTGACCCGGAAGTGAAGAGGGCCGTTGACGAAGCGACCGCGCTCCTCAAGAAACTCGGGGCCACGTTCCAGGCGGTGTCGCTGCCCCATACCAAATACTGCGTGGCCACCTATTACATCGTGGCCACGGCCGAAGCCAGCTCCAACCTTGCCCGCTACGACGGGGTCCAGTACGGCCTGCGCGCCGTCCCCAAAGAATCCCGCAAGGCCGCGATCGTGGACATGTTCGAGGAGACCCGTGACGCCGGGTTCGGCAAAGAGGCCAAACGCCGGATCATGCTGGGAACATACTCGCTGTCCTCCGGATACTATGACGCGTATTACCTGCGCGGGCAGAAGGTGAGAACGCTCATCAAAAAAGATTTCGAGGACGTCTTCCAGCAGTGCGACGCGATCATCACCCCGACGGCCCCGACAACGGCGTTCAAGATCGGTGAAAAAACGGACGACCCGCTGTCCATGTACCTGTCCGACATCTACACTATTTCCGTGAACCTGAGCGGCGTGCCCGGCATTTCGATCCCCTGCGGATTTTCCAGGGCCGGGATGCCGATCGGCATGCAGATCATCACCAAAGCTTTCGATGAAGAAATGATGTTCCGGATCTCCCACGCCTATGAGCAGGCGGCCGGATGGCACAAACGCAGAGCTAAGATATGA